From Salvia splendens isolate huo1 chromosome 3, SspV2, whole genome shotgun sequence, a single genomic window includes:
- the LOC121797222 gene encoding probable LRR receptor-like serine/threonine-protein kinase At1g14390, with protein MEKYSWIPLCFLILATFPFSNAQLVPTESRILFQIQQLLEYPQSLQTWNNWTNFCFLPPTPTLTIVCSDNHITELTIVGNRTSPSHIPNLSPLSTAAASQHTLSPRFSTDSFFTVLTKLSNLKKLSLVSLGLWGPLPPKVNRFRSLELLNISSNFISGELPTSVSTYLTLKSLVLSDNLLNGSVPDLATLSSLEELDLRNNYFGPKFPSLGSNLAFINLANNSLRSEIPQDLKKLSKLEYLDASSNKLVGPIPLFLFSLPLIEYIGLAKNQLSGAFPPNASCSSNLSFVDVSSNLLIGRLPSCLAANVRNRTVVIMWNCLSNTTSKYQRPTAFCRKDALAVMPTLKRKEEEESTLKLGIVLGVIGAIVAILGVLGLLIIVIYRRLQRKGLNEFRSESFVMEKGSPLGRHVPQPMRMTSIGLPPYHVFTLEDMEEATNDFDPSNLVGEGQLYKGRLRDGSVVLVKCLKLKQKHSPQALQHHMEVISKLRHRHLVSVLGHCIVPYHDHPSSATTVFIVLENMSNASLRDHLIDWRKREALTWPQRMGITMGVARGIQYLHTGGIVGNDIKIDTILLDESLTARISSYNITIPSKVGAESPLHGSDESNTNTESSSQNPEKEDIYRLGAILVAVITGRPIDSQSELQDLKFQLERSLAESPSKLRDLIDPSMRGTFAYESLKTVVQITVNCLSKDAMGRPTVEDVLWHMQYSVQVQDGWTNSGNLSGNLSGNLTNRI; from the exons ATGGAGAAGTATTCATGGATTCCACTCTGTTTCTTGATCCTCGCCACATTCCCTTTTTCGAATGCTCAATTAGTCCCAACAGAGAGCAGAATCCTGTTCCAAATCCAGCAGCTTCTAGAATACCCACAATCTCTACAGACATGGAACAACTGGACCAACTTCTGCTTCCTCCCTCCCACCCCAACCCTCACAATCGTCTGTTCCGACAATCACATCACTGAGCTCACCATTGTCGGAAACAGAACCTCCCCTTCCCACATCCCCAACCTATCCCCTTTAAGCACCGCCGCCGCTTCTCAGCACACTCTCTCCCCCAGATTCTCCACCGATTCATTCTTCACCGTCTTGACAAAGCTCTCAAACCTCAAGAAACTCTCTCTAGTCTCACTAGGCCTGTGGGGCCCGCTTCCCCCCAAAGTCAACCGCTTCCGCTCTCTTGAACTTCTCAACATCAGCTCCAACTTCATCTCCGGCGAACTGCCCACCTCTGTTTCGACTTATCTGACGTTGAAAAGCCTAGTCTTGAGTGATAATCTGCTCAATGGGAGTGTTCCTGATCTAGCTACTTTATCCTCTCTTGAAGAGCTTGATTTGAGAAACAACTATTTTGGGCCTAAGTTTCCATCACTAGGAAGCAATCTTGCATTCATCAATCTTGCTAACAACTCTCTGAGATCTGAAATCCCTCAAGATTTGAAGAAGTTGAGCAAGCTTGAATATCTCGATGCTTCGTCTAATAAGCTCGTTGGCCCGATtcctttgtttttgttttcattgCCATTGATTGAGTACATTGGCCTTGCCAAGAATCAGTTGAGTGGGGCATTCCCACCCAATGCTTCTTGCAGTAGCAATCTTAGTTTTGTGGATGTTTCGAGTAATCTTTTGATTGGGAGGTTGCCTTCTTGTCTTGCTGCCAATGTCCGGAACAGAACGGTTGTGATAATGTGGAACTGTCTGTCGAATACGACGTCCAAGTATCAGAGACCGACTGCTTTCTGCCGAAAAGATGCACTTGCAGTTATGCCTACTTTGAAGAggaaggaagaggaagaatCTACCTTGAAATTAGGCATTGTGCTTGGAGTGATTGGTGCAATTGTAGCGATATTGGGTGTTTTGGGGCTGTTGATTATTGTTATTTACAGAAGGCTGCAGAGGAAAGGGCTTAATGAATTCAGAAGTGAGAGTTTTGTGATGGAGAAAGGCTCTCCTTTGGGAA GGCATGTTCCGCAGCCGATGAGGATGACTTCGATAGGGCTACCCCCGTACCACGTGTTCACACTCGAGGATATGGAGGAGGCGACGAATGACTTCGATCCATCCAATCTAGTGGGAGAAGGACAG CTATACAAAGGAAGGCTGAGAGATGGGTCTGTGGTGCTTGTGAAATGCCTGAAGCTGAAACAGAAGCATTCTCCTCAAGCTCTGCAGCACCACATGGAGGTGATATCCAAGCTGAGGCACCGGCATTTGGTGAGCGTGCTAGGCCACTGCATCGTCCCTTACCACGACCATCCCAGCTCAGCCACCACTGTCTTCATCGTGCTTGAAAACATGTCCAATGCCTCACTACGAGACCACCTCATCG ATTGGAGAAAGAGAGAAGCGCTGACATGGCCACAGAGAATGGGCATCACGATGGGAGTAGCGAGAGGTATACAATACCTGCACACGGGCGGGATTGTTGGGAACGACATCAAAATCGACACCATTCTGTTAGACGAGAGCCTCACTGCAAGAATCAGTAGCTACAACATAACCATACCATCTAAG GTGGGCGCGGAAAGCCCTCTGCATGGATCAGATGAGTCGAACACGAACACAGAAAGCAGCAGCCAAAATCCAGAAAAGGAAGATATATATAGGCTGGGAGCTATTCTTGTTGCGGTCATCACCGGTAGACCTATAGACTCTCAGAGTGAACTACAAGACCTTAAATTTCAG TTGGAGAGGAGCCTGGCAGAGTCACCATCGAAGCTACGAGACCTGATCGATCCGTCGATGAGGGGAACCTTTGCGTATGAATCATTGAAAACAGTGGTGCAGATAACAGTAAACTGCTTGAGCAAAGACGCGATGGGGCGACCGACGGTGGAGGATGTGCTGTGGCATATGCAGTATTCTGTGCAGGTTCAAGATGGATGGACTAACAGTGGCAACCTTAGTGGCAATCTTAGTGGAAACCTTACGAACAGAATCTGA
- the LOC121794807 gene encoding polyvinylalcohol dehydrogenase-like, whose protein sequence is MANHGRNAIFVLALCFISFADNSTAEWLTHGRDISNRRSEIGGSINPISVRLGLLRQRWKFLAGFDITATPSVANGVVYFPSWNGNLYAVNAANGVLIWQRSLGQLTGIPPTGTYVNVTVSRSTPVVADDLLIVGIYGPAYVVAVTRSTGTLVWSTRVDPAPLGLVTASGTVYKGGFYVGVSSLEVTLPASRCCTFRGSLVKIDVKSGKILWQTYTLPDNGGKLGGYAGAAIWGSSPSIDTRRGLVYVGTGQLYIAPTEVLQCQARQNNRTTPPSKPDECFGPDIHFDSLMAFDLNSGRIVWARQLGGYDVFYFTCLVPNNPDCPTGPNLDADFGEAPMQLTILSNGRLRDVVVAVQKSGFAWALDRDNGDIVWSIRAGPGGLEGGGVWGAASDGLRVYTNIVNSNNEPFTLKPSTRNTTAGGWVAMDANTGKILWTTANPSNETAHGPVTIVNGVLFAGSVAPTGPVYAMDARTGAIIWTFETGATVYGGASSSYGCIFIGHGYTIGLARFHPTWTSGKYLFALCIP, encoded by the exons ATGGCTAACCATGGAAGGAATGCAATTTTTGTGTTGGCATTgtgtttcatttcatttgcCGACAACTCAACTGCGGAG TGGTTAACCCATGGAAGAGACATCAGCAACAGAAGGAGTGAGATTGGAGGAAGTATCAATCCCATCTCCGTTCGATTAGGGCTGTTGAGACAGAGATGGAAATTCTTGGCCGGATTCGACATAACGGCAACGCCGTCGGTGGCCAACGGAGTAGTCTACTTCCCGTCGTGGAACGGAAATCTTTACGCCGTTAACGCTGCCAACGGAGTGCTGATATGGCAACGGAGTTTAGGGCAGTTGACAGGGATACCTCCGACAGGAACATACGTCAACGTCACGGTGTCGCGGTCGACGCCTGTGGTGGCCGACGATCTCCTCATTGTTGGAATCTATGGCCCGGCCTACGTAGTCGCCGTCACGCGCTCTACGGGAACACTTGTCTGGTCTACTCGGGTCGATCCGGCCCCCTTGGGCCTTGTTACGGCGTCTGGAACGGTTTATAAAGG TGGATTTTATGTGGGGGTATCGTCTCTGGAAGTAACATTACCGGCATCGAGGTGTTGCACTTTCCGAGGAAGCCTAGTGAAGATAGATGtaaaaagtggaaaaatattaTGGCAAACGTATACCTTACCTGACAACGGCGGGAAACTAGGAGGATATGCCGGCGCTGCCATTTGGGGCAGCAGCCCCTCCATTGACACAAGGCGTGGCCTCGTGTACGTGGGAACCGGGCAACTGTATATTGCTCCGACTGAGGTTCTTCAGTGTCAAGCTAGGCAGAACAACAGAACAACACCGCCAAGCAAGCCCGATGAGTGTTTCGGGCCGGATATACATTTTGATTCATTGATGGCGTTTGATTTGAATAGTGGGAGAATCGTGTGGGCTAGGCAATTGGGTGGTTATGATGTTTTCTACTTCACATGTTTGGTCCCCAATAACCCGGATTGTCCGACTGGCCCCAACTTGGATGCCGACTTTGGAGAGGCTCCGATGCAGCTCACCATTTTGTCCAATGGAAGATTGCGTGATGTTGTGGTCGCAGTACAAAAAAGCGGCTTTGCTTGGGCTCTAGATCGCGACAATGGTGACATAGTGTGGTCCATT AGAGCTGGACCCGGAGGACTAGAAGGAGGAGGGGTGTGGGGTGCAGCTAGTGATGGATTGCGCGTGTATACGAATATAGTGAATTCCAACAATGAGCCCTTCACCCTGAAGCCGTCTACCCGAAACACCACGGCGGGTGGATGGGTAGCGATGGATGCCAACACTGGGAAAATCCTATGGACCACAGCTAATCCGAGCAACGAAACTGCCCATGGGCCAGTCACCATTGTCAACGGAGTCCTATTTGCAGGGTCGGTGGCACCAACAGGGCCCGTCTATGCAATGGATGCAAGGACAGGGGCTATAATCTGGACATTCGAGACGGGAGCCACTGTGTATGGAGGAGCGTCGTCGAGCTACGGCTGCATCTTCATCGGGCACGGCTATACAATAGGTCTCGCGAGGTTCCACCCCACTTGGACCAGCGGCAAGTATCTCTTTGCCTTGTGCATTCCCtaa